The Filimonas lacunae genomic sequence CATCGCGCCATATATCCCTTTGGGCCAGGCTGTTCCATTGCTGTGCCGAATCGGCCGCAGTGAGTTTGTTCTGAGACCGCTCCCAAAGGATTTGCGCAGCAGGGCTTACGATTGTGTAAACACCTCCCAGACTGTTTTTTTGCTGTGCCGCCACAAAGCTTTCTACTTCCAGGTAAGAACGGCTGTTGAGATAAGGCGTAGCATACAGGTTGGGCCGTTGCCCCAGGGTAAGTGCACCGGCAACAGTGACAGAAGGCTTGTAATGAATATATCCACTTCTTGTGGTAATTACAATAACCCCGTTACCAGCCAATTCCCCCCACATGGCCGCTGCTGCCGCATCTTTAAGCACGGTAATGGAGGCTATGTCCAGGGGATTAATATCGCTGATAGCACCTGTAAATTTAAAGTTGTTTAACACCACCAGCAGGTTGGGGTTGGAATGAATAGTGGTTCTTCCATCAAGGCTCAGTACGCCTTCGTTGCGCAGGCTGCCTTCCTGGATATTGCGAATCACCATCAATCCCGGCACATTGCCCTCCAGGCGATTCAACAGTCCCCCGTTCTGCGGCTTCCTGAGCAAAGAACCGGTGACAGCAGCAGTAGCTCCGGGCGGTTTGTTTTTGGGCAATGACTGAAAACCCGTTTGCACTTCTACTTCTTCTAAATTACTGTCCGGATCCATTCGCAGCACCACCTGCAACACCGTATCCCTGTACAAAGGCTTGCTGATAAAAGGTAACAATCCCACCCACTCTACCTGCAAGCAATCGCCCGGGTTACCATGGGCCGCCACAAATTCCCCCTGTTCATTACTGATGCTGCAAACATGGTTGTTTAACCGGATGGTAGCCCCTTGTAAAGGATGATTAGCTGCATCGGTAACCCTGCCTTTCCAACACAGCTCTTTTACCACCGGTGCTACTGTTGGTGTTTTTTCAGGGTGGCGATAAATAACAATGTTATAGCCTTTTACTTCATAGGTATAGCCTGTGTTTTTAAGCAACAGATCCAGCAACTCCGCCGGGCTGCGCTTAGCTATCGGTACCGCTTCAATGGTAAAACGCTCCAACAACTGGTAATTACAGGTAAAAAAATAACCCTGCTTCGTTAGTTGCTGCAATGCAGCTACCAGACGGGTTTTGCCAAAACCTATTTCTATTAGCGGCACCTGTTGCGCCTTCACTGCATTTGATGTTCCCCAAAAAAATAAGAGGAATATTCCTGGCAGACTACAATATTTTTTAAGATGATTTAGTTTCATAAAAGGGCATTAAAGAAATCGTTGCGGGGAATAAAAAAGCGGCTGGCGCCTGGAAAGGCGCCGGCTTTGATACCTAAGTACAATTTGCTCCGGAGCCGCATCCAGGCAAACGATAGCGTATTATACCCCCAAGGGACCACGCGTTGTTGCTACCATTGCCGGATGTTGTTCCTGGCTCCGGACTACTCCACAAAACTGTACACTTATATAGAGTGCTAAATGGCAAAAAGTAGGTATCGGAAAAACAGCTATTTTATTCACAATTGCTATTTTTTTATAGTGGTTAAAAGAATTTATCCAGACACGTTATTGAATCACTACTTCCGACTTACCTATCACATAGGTTGCTTCCAGCGTTCGGGCAAACTCGCCCAGCACCTCGTTGAGTTGTTCCGTACCTTGTAAATACAAGCTGACAGATTCCTGTGCAGGCACGCTGCTCTTCACCCGTATAGGCACCCCAAAACACATAGATAAAGACGCGGCAATATCACGGGCAGGCAACTGATTAAACGCTATCCCATGCGCCATCCATGCTGCTGCTTCCCCGCCAGCCATCTGAAACCGGTCGATAGTGCCGGACAAGGGCTGATAACTCAGCGCCTGGTTTGCCTGTAACAAAACAGGTTGCTGCCCTTGCTGCGCCACCTGCACTTTGCCTTCTTTTACACAAATACGCACGGGTTCATGAGCATAAGCCTGCACTTTAAACACAGTGCCTAACACCTGCGTTTGCAGCAAACCCGTATGCACCTTAAAAGGCAGCCGGGCATTAGCAGCCACATCAAAAACAGCTTCTCCATATAAAGTAATATCCCGGTTAGTGATGCCAAAACCGGGCGCCGGCCTGTATCGCGATTTTTGTGTCAGATACAGTCTGCTACCATCCTGCAGCCTGATACAAGTAACAGGCGCTTCCTTATCAGGCCTGCTTACCATCTCTGCCACCGGTTGCTGCTGATTACGGGCAGGCAGCCTGTTGTACAACGGAATACCTATCACCAGCAACAGCGCCACCGCGATAGTTGCTAAACCCGTATCTATCATCCAGGGCTTTACGCGTTGCTGCCCCAATGCCCTGCGTGAGTCTATAACAATTCTGTCGGCATGGCGCATGCGCGCTTCCAACTGCCCGCTCAGCTGTTCCTTTTCCAGAAAACGGGCCATTGCCCCTCTCCCTTCCCCATTTTTCATGATCACAAAAAATGCCTTCAGCTCTTCCTCCGTAGACCGGCAGTAGAAATAGCGCATGCATAAA encodes the following:
- a CDS encoding FecR family protein, producing MDIYNEEDYQEYLCMRYFYCRSTEEELKAFFVIMKNGEGRGAMARFLEKEQLSGQLEARMRHADRIVIDSRRALGQQRVKPWMIDTGLATIAVALLLVIGIPLYNRLPARNQQQPVAEMVSRPDKEAPVTCIRLQDGSRLYLTQKSRYRPAPGFGITNRDITLYGEAVFDVAANARLPFKVHTGLLQTQVLGTVFKVQAYAHEPVRICVKEGKVQVAQQGQQPVLLQANQALSYQPLSGTIDRFQMAGGEAAAWMAHGIAFNQLPARDIAASLSMCFGVPIRVKSSVPAQESVSLYLQGTEQLNEVLGEFARTLEATYVIGKSEVVIQ